A single region of the Massilia sp. erpn genome encodes:
- a CDS encoding sensor histidine kinase — translation MFSILPALVSLLFLAYGCYVLHSRGANRASLTFFLVCVTTGLWQASWALLFQTDASALALILARFGYVPILFLPTTLYHFITELTRQPGEGRWVTASYGLAAVLSVFTVGSDWLVSGLHAYFFGYYPRAGWLHPLHLLQTAVVMLRGLYLLYRRQQAAVSTERARLRYCLVSVLIYFSAAIDYLCNYGYEFYPPGVLSLAASLGLIAQAMVQHNLLADPMAAAASIAHEMRTPLATIRSQSRLLAKSLPELIAGYQSMAQQRAHKPLLDADQLQYLGGLAQHIEQEVSRSNFIVDMLLASATAENFRRDEFRHYSVKACIDEALSCYPFEEGMRGRVNAQVRNDFRFHGSDVLLIYVLYNLLKNSLHAIRTGGQGRGTVEVECFSLARHNWLVVTDTGPGIEADVLPHVFEPYYTTRRQGGGSGMGLAFCQRVLAAFGGAIRCESVPGKFTRFSLTFPPCMPLGTPVTAVEVCAPLAGEQARRA, via the coding sequence ATGTTCTCCATCCTGCCCGCGCTGGTTTCGCTGCTCTTCCTGGCCTATGGCTGTTATGTGCTGCACTCGCGCGGGGCGAACCGCGCCAGCCTGACCTTTTTCCTGGTCTGCGTCACCACCGGCCTGTGGCAAGCCTCGTGGGCGCTGCTGTTCCAGACCGACGCCTCGGCCCTGGCCCTGATCCTGGCGCGCTTCGGCTATGTGCCCATCCTCTTTCTGCCGACCACGCTCTACCACTTCATCACCGAGCTGACGCGCCAGCCCGGCGAAGGGCGCTGGGTGACGGCCTCGTATGGCCTGGCGGCCGTGCTCAGCGTGTTCACCGTCGGCAGCGACTGGCTGGTGAGCGGCCTGCACGCCTATTTCTTCGGCTACTATCCGCGCGCCGGCTGGCTGCACCCGCTGCACCTGCTGCAAACGGCAGTGGTGATGCTGCGCGGACTGTACCTGCTGTACCGGCGCCAGCAGGCGGCCGTGTCGACCGAGCGCGCGCGGCTGCGCTACTGCCTGGTCAGCGTGCTGATCTACTTCAGCGCCGCGATCGACTATCTGTGCAATTACGGCTATGAGTTTTATCCGCCCGGCGTGCTGTCGCTGGCAGCCAGCCTGGGCCTGATCGCCCAGGCCATGGTGCAGCACAATCTCCTGGCCGACCCGATGGCCGCCGCCGCCTCCATCGCGCATGAGATGCGCACGCCGCTGGCCACCATCCGCAGCCAGTCGCGCCTGCTGGCCAAAAGCTTGCCGGAGCTGATCGCCGGCTACCAGAGCATGGCGCAGCAGCGCGCCCACAAGCCGCTGCTGGACGCCGATCAGCTGCAGTATCTGGGCGGCCTGGCCCAGCATATCGAACAGGAAGTATCACGCTCGAACTTCATTGTCGACATGCTGCTGGCCTCGGCCACGGCCGAAAATTTCCGGCGCGACGAGTTCCGCCATTATTCGGTGAAAGCCTGCATCGACGAAGCGCTGTCCTGCTATCCCTTCGAAGAGGGCATGCGCGGACGCGTCAACGCCCAGGTGCGCAACGATTTCCGCTTCCACGGCTCGGACGTGCTGCTGATCTATGTGCTGTACAACCTGCTCAAGAATTCCCTGCACGCGATCCGCACCGGCGGCCAGGGCCGGGGGACGGTCGAGGTGGAGTGCTTCAGCCTGGCGCGCCACAACTGGCTGGTGGTCACCGATACCGGGCCGGGCATCGAAGCCGACGTGCTGCCCCATGTGTTCGAACCGTATTACACCACGCGGCGCCAGGGCGGCGGCTCGGGCATGGGTCTGGCGTTCTGCCAGCGCGTGCTGGCCGCGTTCGGCGGCGCCATCCGCTGCGAATCGGTGCCGGGCAAGTTCACGCGCTTTTCGCTGACCTTCCCGCCCTGCATGCCGCTGGGGACGCCGGTGACGGCGGTGGAGGTGTGCGCGCCCCTGGCCGGCGAGCAGGCGCGGCGCGCCTAG
- a CDS encoding pitrilysin family protein: MLLALGLAASTLPALAAGTMPAAANRPGASAAAQPVAFERQAYAIPYKKFVLQNGLTLLVHEDHNVPVVGVNIWYHVGSRNEKRGKTGFAHLFEHFFFNGSENYPHGFREAMDDLGANNRNGTTNGDRTNFFEDVPVSALERTLYLEADRMGFLGNYISKEMLERERGVVQNEKRQGENQPYGRVHLEQVARMYPYSHPYSWSTIGSMDDLNAASLDDIKEWYRTYYGPNNAVVALAGDITPERALELVKKYFDSIPPGPPLPRTETWIPALERNIRDEMEDRVPQQRIYRSYHAPAWKDPSLQHLSLFADVLAGSKSARLDKRLVYEKGLATSVRAGIDDNELGSTFNIVATVKPGVDPALVEREIDAVLNELLVQGPAPAELARTRAATLARFARGLERLGGFGGRADVLAQSMTYGGKPDAYLDQLDVYAKATPAEVKATAGQWLRAHHYTMTVKPFAKLAAAKSEVDRKVLPALDQAPDVKFPAIQRATLSNGLKVVLLERHSAPIVNVALAVDAGTASDTPAKAGLAALTLDLLDKGTATRNAFQLSDALESLGAQLETRSGSDLSIMRLQAMAARLPAALQLMADAALHPAFPADQFALQKQRRLAAIAQEKAQPNALAMRVLPGLLYGGAHAYGKPASGYEASVQGLTRADLQAWHAAWFRPGSATLVLSGDTTLAQALPALEAAFGQWQAGSAPAKPAPAAQANQGKRLFLIDKPDAPQSTIVAAHLTQLQGQPEDLAMEPVMQNFGGMATSRLNRNLRLDKHWSYGTSGQLSAVRGQRAFMVVAPVQTDKTREAMQEVAKEVRGAAGTRPLAGEEYGSIMRNMTARLAGRFETINALENAALNSINLGLDDAYWPSYAARLRTLNEGQLAGAAAKFIRPDELVWLVIGDLRKIEPGIRELGWGEVTLLDADGQPLLR; this comes from the coding sequence ATGCTTCTCGCCCTGGGCCTGGCGGCCAGCACCCTGCCGGCCCTGGCTGCCGGCACGATGCCCGCCGCCGCCAACCGGCCCGGCGCCAGCGCCGCGGCCCAGCCCGTCGCCTTCGAGCGCCAGGCGTATGCCATTCCCTACAAAAAATTTGTGTTGCAGAATGGCCTCACCCTGCTGGTGCATGAAGACCATAATGTGCCGGTGGTCGGTGTGAATATCTGGTACCACGTCGGCTCGCGCAACGAGAAGCGCGGCAAGACCGGCTTCGCCCACCTGTTCGAGCACTTCTTCTTCAACGGCTCGGAAAACTACCCGCACGGCTTCCGCGAAGCGATGGACGACCTGGGCGCGAACAACCGCAACGGCACCACCAATGGCGACCGCACCAACTTCTTCGAAGACGTGCCGGTGTCGGCGCTGGAGCGCACCCTGTACCTGGAAGCGGACCGCATGGGCTTCCTCGGCAACTACATCTCGAAGGAGATGCTGGAGCGCGAGCGCGGCGTGGTGCAGAACGAAAAACGCCAGGGCGAGAACCAGCCCTATGGCCGCGTGCATCTGGAACAGGTGGCGCGCATGTATCCCTACTCCCATCCCTATTCCTGGTCCACCATCGGCAGCATGGACGACCTGAACGCCGCCTCGCTGGACGATATCAAGGAGTGGTACCGCACTTACTATGGTCCCAACAACGCCGTCGTCGCGCTGGCCGGCGACATCACGCCGGAACGCGCGCTGGAGCTGGTGAAGAAATACTTTGACTCGATTCCGCCCGGCCCGCCGCTGCCGCGCACCGAAACCTGGATTCCAGCGCTCGAGCGCAATATCCGCGACGAGATGGAAGACCGCGTGCCGCAGCAGCGCATCTACCGCAGCTACCACGCGCCGGCCTGGAAGGATCCCAGCCTGCAGCATCTGTCCCTGTTCGCCGACGTGCTGGCCGGTTCCAAGAGCGCGCGCCTGGACAAGCGCCTGGTCTACGAGAAAGGCCTGGCCACCAGCGTGCGCGCCGGCATCGACGACAATGAGCTGGGCAGCACCTTCAATATCGTCGCCACCGTCAAGCCGGGCGTCGATCCGGCCCTGGTCGAGCGCGAGATCGATGCCGTGCTGAACGAGCTGCTGGTGCAGGGGCCGGCGCCGGCCGAACTGGCGCGCACGCGCGCCGCCACGCTGGCCAGGTTCGCCCGTGGCCTGGAACGCCTGGGCGGCTTCGGCGGCCGCGCCGACGTGCTGGCGCAAAGCATGACCTATGGCGGCAAGCCCGACGCCTACCTCGACCAGCTCGACGTCTACGCCAAGGCCACGCCGGCCGAAGTGAAGGCCACGGCCGGCCAATGGCTGCGCGCCCACCATTACACGATGACGGTCAAGCCCTTCGCCAAGCTGGCCGCCGCCAAGTCCGAGGTGGACCGCAAGGTGCTGCCCGCGCTGGACCAGGCGCCCGACGTGAAATTCCCCGCCATCCAGCGCGCCACGCTGTCGAACGGCTTGAAGGTGGTGCTGCTGGAACGCCACTCCGCACCCATCGTCAATGTGGCGCTGGCGGTGGATGCCGGCACGGCGTCCGACACGCCGGCCAAGGCGGGCCTGGCCGCCCTCACCCTCGACCTGCTGGACAAAGGCACGGCCACGCGCAACGCCTTCCAACTGTCGGACGCGCTGGAAAGCCTGGGCGCCCAGCTGGAAACGCGCAGCGGCAGCGACCTGTCCATCATGCGCCTGCAGGCAATGGCGGCCAGACTGCCCGCCGCCCTGCAGCTGATGGCCGACGCGGCCCTGCATCCAGCCTTCCCGGCCGACCAGTTCGCGCTGCAAAAACAGCGCCGCCTGGCCGCCATCGCGCAGGAAAAGGCGCAGCCCAACGCGCTCGCCATGCGCGTGCTGCCCGGCCTGCTGTACGGCGGCGCCCACGCTTACGGCAAGCCCGCCAGCGGCTACGAAGCCTCGGTGCAGGGCTTGACGCGCGCCGACCTGCAAGCCTGGCATGCGGCCTGGTTCCGGCCCGGCAGCGCCACCCTGGTGCTGAGCGGCGACACCACGCTGGCTCAAGCCCTGCCTGCGCTGGAAGCGGCCTTCGGCCAGTGGCAGGCCGGCAGCGCGCCCGCCAAGCCGGCACCCGCCGCGCAGGCCAACCAGGGCAAGCGCCTGTTCCTGATCGATAAACCCGATGCACCGCAATCGACCATCGTCGCCGCCCACCTGACGCAGCTGCAAGGCCAGCCGGAAGACCTGGCGATGGAACCGGTGATGCAGAACTTCGGCGGCATGGCGACCTCGCGCCTGAACCGCAATCTGCGCCTGGACAAGCACTGGAGCTACGGCACGTCCGGCCAGCTGAGCGCCGTGCGCGGCCAGCGCGCCTTCATGGTGGTGGCGCCGGTACAGACCGACAAGACGCGGGAAGCGATGCAGGAAGTGGCGAAAGAAGTGCGCGGCGCGGCCGGCACGCGGCCGCTGGCGGGCGAGGAATACGGCAGCATCATGCGCAATATGACGGCGCGCCTGGCGGGCCGCTTCGAGACCATCAATGCGCTGGAAAACGCGGCCCTGAACAGTATCAACCTGGGCCTGGACGACGCCTACTGGCCCAGCTACGCGGCGCGCCTGCGCACGCTGAACGAAGGCCAGCTGGCCGGCGCCGCCGCCAAATTCATCCGCCCCGATGAACTGGTGTGGCTGGTGATCGGCGACCTGCGCAAGATCGAGCCGGGCATCCGCGAACTGGGCTGGGGCGAGGTGACGCTGCTCGACGCGGACGGCCAGCCGCTGCTGCGTTAA
- a CDS encoding ArsR family transcriptional regulator — MIAQALFTPAQQKLLGLLFVRVNEGFHLNEIMRLTGLGSASAQRELKRLHESGLIVSERIGNVRQFRPNKDSLVYGELSSLVKKTFGLLSVLNSALAPLRQQLNVAFVYGKTAKEQEGSGDAIELLLIGENTTYGELLNRLPVAERLLRRKINPNLYSVPDFRRRLREQQPFILQVLDERKVFVLGDDTDLDDILREDSPALPNVA; from the coding sequence ATGATTGCCCAAGCCCTGTTCACTCCGGCCCAGCAAAAACTGCTGGGCTTGCTGTTCGTCCGCGTTAATGAGGGATTCCACCTCAATGAGATCATGCGCCTGACCGGTTTGGGCAGCGCCTCGGCCCAGCGCGAACTCAAGCGCCTGCACGAGTCGGGCCTGATCGTCTCCGAACGTATCGGCAATGTGCGCCAGTTCCGGCCCAATAAGGACAGCCTGGTGTACGGGGAATTGAGCAGCCTGGTGAAGAAGACCTTCGGCCTGCTCAGCGTGCTGAATTCGGCGCTGGCGCCGCTGCGCCAGCAGCTCAATGTGGCCTTCGTCTACGGCAAGACGGCCAAGGAACAGGAAGGTTCGGGCGACGCCATCGAGCTGCTCTTGATCGGCGAGAACACCACCTACGGCGAGCTGCTCAACCGCCTGCCGGTGGCCGAGCGCCTGCTGCGCCGCAAGATCAACCCCAATCTGTATTCCGTGCCCGATTTCCGGCGCCGCCTGCGCGAGCAGCAGCCTTTCATCCTGCAGGTGCTGGATGAGCGCAAGGTCTTCGTGCTGGGCGACGACACCGACCTCGACGACATCCTGCGCGAAGACAGCCCGGCCCTGCCCAACGTGGCTTAG
- a CDS encoding M48 family metallopeptidase, giving the protein MKQIKTLAVTAGIGVFALAVIAPTLAEKKPSFDPLYLNGATCAAQAKGRPVLLDRLVLAQAETAPFRPLQQERKEAATKLPPLYTDLGTLNVPISSRQPKAQAYFNQGLRLTFGFNHAEAARAFRAAQHYDPKCAICYWGEALVLGPNINAPMFPDAVEPAVAAARKAVALAASATSAEQALIKAVAQRYQSPAPADRAPLDRAYADAMTEAARAFPNNDTIQVLFAESLMDLSPWDYWEAAGSRPKNRTAEMVDALERVLERHPSHPGAGHYYIHAMEASTHPDKALPYARLLAKQIPGAGHLVHMPSHIYYRVGLYKDALQSNLDAIAVDEKYFGRSDSDPVYKGAYYPHNIHFVMVSALMGGDGKTALDAAAKLDKAISTDSMKAFASLQPVKSAPYFSHVQFSSPEVLIALPDPGPEHVLVNAMWHYARAVGYARKGALAEAQKEVDALVDIERTADFKSITAWGVPAPDIVHTARAVATGRLADARGDLDGAIKAYEEAVTAQDGLPYTEPPYWYYPVRQSLGVVLLRAGKLEAAEQVFRASFLRTPSNGWALRGLIEVYRQRGDKDALAAAQKRFDSTWLGKKGGPELARL; this is encoded by the coding sequence ATGAAACAGATCAAGACCTTGGCCGTCACGGCTGGCATTGGTGTTTTCGCCCTCGCCGTCATTGCCCCCACGCTGGCGGAAAAAAAGCCCAGCTTCGATCCGCTCTATCTGAATGGCGCCACTTGCGCGGCGCAAGCCAAGGGCCGCCCCGTCCTGCTGGACCGCCTGGTGCTGGCGCAGGCGGAGACCGCGCCCTTCCGTCCCTTGCAGCAGGAGCGCAAGGAGGCGGCGACCAAGCTGCCGCCGCTGTACACCGATCTCGGCACCTTGAATGTGCCGATCAGCAGCCGCCAGCCGAAGGCGCAGGCTTACTTCAACCAGGGCTTGCGCCTGACCTTCGGCTTCAACCATGCGGAGGCGGCGCGCGCCTTCCGCGCCGCCCAGCACTACGATCCGAAATGCGCCATCTGCTACTGGGGCGAGGCGCTGGTGCTGGGGCCGAATATCAACGCGCCCATGTTCCCGGACGCGGTGGAGCCGGCCGTGGCGGCGGCCAGGAAGGCGGTGGCCCTGGCCGCTTCCGCCACGTCCGCCGAGCAGGCCCTGATCAAGGCCGTGGCGCAGCGCTACCAGTCGCCCGCGCCGGCCGACCGCGCGCCGCTGGACCGCGCCTATGCCGACGCCATGACCGAGGCGGCGCGCGCCTTCCCCAATAACGATACGATCCAGGTGCTGTTCGCCGAGTCGCTGATGGACCTGTCGCCCTGGGATTACTGGGAAGCGGCCGGCAGCCGGCCCAAGAACCGCACCGCGGAAATGGTCGATGCGCTGGAGCGCGTGCTGGAACGCCATCCCAGCCATCCGGGCGCTGGCCATTACTACATCCATGCGATGGAAGCGTCGACCCATCCGGACAAGGCCCTGCCTTACGCCCGCCTGCTGGCGAAACAGATTCCCGGCGCCGGCCACCTGGTGCACATGCCCTCGCATATCTACTACCGCGTCGGCCTGTACAAGGATGCGCTGCAGTCGAATCTGGACGCCATCGCCGTCGATGAAAAATACTTCGGCCGCTCCGACAGCGACCCGGTCTACAAGGGAGCCTACTACCCGCACAATATCCACTTCGTGATGGTGTCGGCCCTGATGGGCGGCGACGGCAAGACGGCGCTGGACGCCGCCGCCAAGCTGGACAAGGCGATCAGCACGGACTCGATGAAAGCCTTCGCCTCGCTGCAGCCGGTGAAGTCGGCGCCGTACTTTTCGCATGTGCAGTTCAGCAGCCCGGAGGTACTGATCGCGCTGCCCGATCCGGGGCCGGAGCATGTGCTGGTGAACGCCATGTGGCATTACGCGCGTGCCGTCGGCTATGCGCGCAAGGGTGCGCTGGCCGAGGCGCAGAAGGAAGTCGATGCGCTCGTCGACATCGAGCGCACGGCCGACTTCAAGTCCATCACGGCCTGGGGCGTGCCGGCGCCGGACATTGTGCACACCGCGCGCGCCGTCGCCACCGGCCGCCTGGCCGATGCGCGCGGCGACCTCGATGGCGCGATCAAGGCTTACGAGGAAGCGGTGACGGCGCAGGATGGGCTGCCCTATACCGAGCCGCCTTACTGGTACTACCCGGTGCGCCAGTCGCTCGGCGTGGTGCTGCTGCGCGCCGGCAAGCTGGAAGCGGCCGAACAGGTGTTCCGCGCCTCCTTCCTGCGCACGCCGAGCAATGGCTGGGCGCTGCGCGGCCTGATCGAGGTCTACCGCCAGCGCGGCGACAAGGATGCGCTGGCCGCCGCCCAGAAGCGCTTCGACAGCACCTGGCTGGGCAAGAAGGGCGGGCCGGAGCTGGCGCGCCTCTAA
- a CDS encoding TonB-dependent receptor domain-containing protein, with product MRRVAFWPRKPGHIALCGMAVCVSAAWADESAAPLQKVQITGSRVAAPGAESPSPLQILTAADIAASGAVNLQELLQKNPTLGSPTLNRSNSNFLPASGGVSTVNLRNLGDARTLVLVNGRRFVSGVPGTSAVDLNALPTDFIERVELMTGGASAAYGSDAVAGVINIILKQRLQGWLLDASAGRASAGDDLKRKLALSYGLSSADGASQLMAHLGYSKQGAVFSRDRDFAASDQISKMLSSGQAADAFVPVRNYSVAAPQGRFFFNRDASGKAGEFSYDRNGNVIPWSTNGTATLAATGFNRAAYRTIAVPTERLLFASKGDLALNAQHSAFFEANYSRTKVRTIIEPLALSSADIFRSSNGQVAMETMVNGVAVRNPLVPQYLYERSADSNGDGLRDYSFSRRIAEADTRVAKVDRDTYRLAAGFKGSLRDWNYDSYLAYGKSKEKQRSSGQVNVARFRAALQAIPDTGGNAICADAAARADGCVPLNLFGYNTIAPGALQYVSAPAALDTAITQKLVGASINGELFQLPAGRVGVAAGFEWRSEASSSVPDALTQAGLNSGGAVPVTAGRFTVREAFAEARVPLLKDRTFARSLNFLGAFRSGDYSTVGRANSWNAGLEWWPLNDVKLRATRALSTRAPNINELFATATQVFPTGIVDPCVGVTAASSGTYDAACRAIPAVAANIAANGKFTVSQADIQSLSGFNRGNPELKAEKGRSTTVGLVLTPVSIAALSKLTLTADYFRIKIADAIVSTPRQYALQQCYGGGNADFCKFITRRPANAGSFNAGAVTFIDSASTNSGGTGTKGMDWTVAWADQLGPGRLSARLAYTHLKEFYNVPLAGAKPDAATGEIGYPRNKAALQLGYQWGRFSISSSTSYVGASALDDQFLAQFSIPPGTVRVGSKTINDFQFTYALKKSLALYAGIDNAFNVKPPPIISGLTGDVIGTETNTSMYDAIGRRFYLGVRIGL from the coding sequence ATGAGGAGAGTCGCGTTTTGGCCGCGCAAGCCCGGCCATATCGCCTTGTGCGGCATGGCCGTCTGCGTATCGGCGGCATGGGCCGACGAGAGCGCGGCGCCGCTGCAGAAAGTGCAGATCACCGGCAGCCGCGTCGCCGCGCCGGGCGCGGAATCGCCCTCGCCCTTGCAGATTCTGACGGCGGCCGATATCGCCGCTTCCGGCGCGGTGAACCTGCAGGAGCTGCTGCAGAAAAATCCCACGCTCGGCTCGCCCACGCTCAACCGCAGCAACTCCAACTTCCTGCCCGCCAGCGGCGGCGTCAGCACCGTCAACCTGCGCAATCTGGGCGATGCGCGCACCCTGGTCCTGGTGAATGGACGGCGCTTCGTCTCCGGCGTGCCGGGTACCAGCGCGGTCGATCTGAACGCCCTGCCCACCGACTTTATCGAGCGCGTCGAACTGATGACGGGCGGCGCCTCGGCGGCCTACGGTTCGGACGCGGTGGCCGGCGTGATCAACATCATCCTCAAGCAGCGCCTGCAAGGCTGGCTGCTCGATGCGTCGGCCGGCCGCGCCAGCGCGGGCGACGACCTGAAGCGCAAGCTGGCCTTGAGCTACGGCCTGTCCAGCGCCGACGGCGCCAGCCAGCTTATGGCCCATCTCGGCTACAGCAAGCAGGGCGCCGTATTTTCGCGCGACCGCGACTTCGCCGCCTCCGACCAGATCTCCAAAATGCTCAGCAGCGGCCAGGCGGCCGATGCCTTTGTCCCCGTGCGCAACTACTCGGTAGCCGCGCCGCAGGGACGCTTTTTCTTCAACCGCGACGCCAGCGGCAAGGCGGGCGAATTTTCCTACGACCGCAACGGCAATGTGATCCCCTGGTCCACCAACGGCACGGCCACGCTGGCGGCCACCGGCTTTAACCGCGCCGCCTACCGCACCATCGCCGTGCCCACCGAACGCCTGCTGTTCGCCAGCAAGGGCGATCTGGCCCTGAACGCGCAGCACAGCGCTTTCTTCGAAGCGAATTATTCGCGCACCAAGGTACGCACCATCATCGAGCCGCTGGCCCTGTCCTCGGCCGACATCTTCAGGAGCAGCAACGGCCAGGTGGCGATGGAAACCATGGTCAACGGCGTGGCCGTGCGCAATCCGCTGGTACCGCAGTATCTGTACGAGCGCAGCGCCGACAGCAATGGCGACGGCCTGCGCGACTACAGCTTCAGCCGCCGCATTGCCGAAGCCGATACGCGCGTGGCGAAAGTGGACCGCGACACTTACCGCCTCGCCGCCGGCTTCAAGGGCAGCCTGCGCGACTGGAACTACGACAGCTATCTCGCCTATGGCAAGAGCAAGGAGAAGCAGCGCTCGAGCGGCCAGGTGAATGTGGCCCGCTTCCGCGCGGCGCTGCAGGCGATTCCCGACACCGGCGGCAACGCCATCTGCGCCGATGCCGCGGCGCGCGCCGACGGCTGCGTGCCGCTCAATCTTTTCGGCTACAACACCATTGCGCCCGGCGCCTTGCAGTACGTGAGCGCGCCGGCCGCGCTGGATACGGCCATCACGCAAAAGCTGGTGGGGGCCAGCATCAACGGCGAGCTGTTCCAGCTGCCGGCGGGCCGGGTCGGCGTGGCGGCCGGTTTCGAATGGCGCTCGGAAGCCTCGTCCAGCGTGCCCGATGCATTGACCCAGGCCGGCCTGAATTCCGGCGGCGCGGTGCCGGTGACGGCCGGCCGCTTTACCGTGCGCGAAGCCTTTGCCGAAGCGCGCGTGCCACTGCTGAAGGACCGGACCTTCGCGCGCAGCCTGAACTTCCTTGGCGCCTTTCGCAGCGGCGACTACTCCACCGTAGGCCGCGCCAATAGCTGGAACGCGGGGCTGGAATGGTGGCCGCTGAACGATGTGAAGCTGCGCGCCACGCGCGCCCTGTCGACGCGCGCGCCGAATATCAATGAGCTGTTCGCCACCGCCACCCAGGTCTTCCCGACCGGGATCGTCGATCCCTGCGTCGGCGTTACCGCCGCCTCGAGCGGCACGTATGACGCGGCCTGCCGCGCCATCCCCGCCGTGGCGGCGAATATCGCGGCCAACGGCAAGTTCACCGTCAGCCAGGCCGACATCCAGAGCCTGAGCGGCTTCAATCGCGGCAATCCCGAACTGAAGGCCGAGAAAGGCCGCTCCACCACCGTGGGCCTGGTACTGACGCCGGTCTCGATTGCCGCGCTGAGCAAGCTGACGCTGACGGCCGACTACTTCCGCATCAAGATCGCCGACGCCATCGTCTCCACACCGCGCCAGTACGCGCTGCAGCAGTGCTACGGCGGCGGCAATGCCGACTTCTGCAAATTCATCACGCGCCGCCCGGCCAACGCCGGCTCCTTCAATGCGGGCGCGGTCACCTTTATCGACAGCGCCTCCACCAATAGCGGCGGCACCGGCACCAAGGGCATGGACTGGACCGTGGCCTGGGCCGACCAGCTCGGGCCGGGCCGCCTCAGCGCCCGCCTCGCTTATACGCATCTGAAGGAGTTCTACAACGTGCCGCTGGCGGGCGCCAAGCCCGACGCGGCGACCGGCGAAATCGGTTACCCGCGCAACAAGGCGGCGCTGCAGCTGGGCTATCAGTGGGGACGCTTCAGCATCTCGTCCAGCACCAGCTATGTCGGCGCATCCGCGCTGGACGACCAGTTCCTGGCGCAATTCTCGATCCCGCCCGGCACGGTGCGGGTCGGCTCGAAAACCATCAACGATTTCCAGTTCACCTACGCGCTGAAAAAATCGCTGGCCCTCTACGCCGGCATCGACAACGCCTTCAACGTCAAGCCGCCACCCATCATCAGCGGCCTGACGGGCGACGTGATCGGCACCGAAACCAATACCAGCATGTATGACGCCATCGGGCGGCGCTTCTATCTGGGCGTGCGGATCGGACTGTGA
- a CDS encoding ABC transporter substrate-binding protein, with amino-acid sequence MPLLSLSISVLLAGHAAGACPTLRYGYTDKAVPPYYLGAGPKAPEPPGALAELARDAAASAHCPVQMVRMPPARLHKSLNEGTIDAMSLFAPEVVGELPNVVYPRDKQGKLDTTRAMPLYTVVFVRAADHLPADADPVLTMRGRIIGVSQGAPHIKYLQSVGVEVDAGASNPDLNFEKLKRGRIDGFAISLSTPEDMDAPVAARYGLQFTRLRKPLLITNSWLALNRNYYENNRDAAETLWNWYGAHGRARLNALLKKYGR; translated from the coding sequence TTGCCGCTGTTATCCCTGTCGATAAGCGTCCTGCTGGCCGGGCATGCGGCTGGCGCCTGTCCCACGCTGCGCTACGGCTATACCGACAAGGCGGTGCCGCCCTACTATCTGGGCGCGGGGCCGAAAGCGCCCGAGCCGCCCGGTGCGCTGGCCGAACTGGCGCGCGATGCGGCGGCCAGCGCCCACTGCCCGGTGCAGATGGTGCGCATGCCGCCGGCGCGCCTGCACAAAAGCCTGAACGAGGGCACGATCGATGCCATGTCGCTGTTCGCGCCGGAGGTGGTGGGCGAGCTGCCGAATGTGGTGTACCCGCGCGACAAACAGGGCAAGCTCGATACCACGCGCGCCATGCCGCTCTACACCGTGGTCTTCGTGCGCGCGGCCGACCACCTGCCGGCCGATGCCGATCCGGTGCTGACCATGCGCGGGCGCATCATCGGCGTGTCGCAGGGTGCGCCGCATATCAAGTACCTGCAAAGCGTGGGCGTCGAGGTCGACGCCGGCGCCTCCAATCCCGACCTGAATTTCGAAAAGCTCAAGCGCGGCCGCATCGACGGCTTTGCCATCTCGCTCTCGACGCCGGAGGACATGGATGCGCCGGTGGCGGCGCGCTACGGCCTGCAGTTCACCCGTCTGCGCAAGCCGCTACTCATCACCAACTCCTGGCTGGCCTTAAACCGCAACTATTACGAAAATAACCGCGACGCGGCGGAAACCCTGTGGAACTGGTACGGCGCCCATGGGCGCGCCCGCCTCAACGCCCTGCTGAAAAAATACGGGCGCTAG